TGTCATGTTCATCCGGAGAATGGAAAGGCAGCGCAAACGATGCGGTTTCCATTCGCATGCGCTGCTGCGTTGCCGGTGTTCTGGCCTGATACAGGCGCGCAGCCGGCGGTGCTGCGGCGCATTCGAACAAACGCTCTATTGTGGCATATCGGGGGCGGCGCTGTCCAACGTCTTATGTCTTATATAAGATATAAGATCAATTGACGCACCCGTAAATTAGTTCTAGGATTTCTGTCTGTCCGGCAACCTGTCCGCCCCTCGCGCGCGGAGGGTCTTCGCCGCTCAACGGATTACACTGATTGGTGAGATTTTTTTCTCGCCACACCATTACGGAGAACGTCCATGTCTAAGCCTGCCTTGCGTGTCGCCGTCACCGGCGCCGCCGGCCAAATCGGTTACGCCCTGCTGTTCCGCATCGCCTCCGGCGAAATGCTGGGCAAAGATCAGCCCGTCATTCTGCAACTGCTCGAAATCCCCGACGAGAAAGCGCAAAAGGCCCTGAAGGGCGTCATCATGGAACTGGATGACTGCGCCTTCCCGCTGCTGCAGGAAGTCACCGCCCACAGCGATCCGCGCACGGCGTTCAAGGACGCGGACGTGGCCCTGCTGGTCGGCGCCCGCCCGCGCGGCCCCGGCATGGAACGCAAGGACCTGCTGTCGGTCAACGCCCAGATCTTCACGGCCCAGGGCAAGGCCCTGAACGACGTCGCCAGCCGCAACGTCAAGGTCCTGGTGGTCGGCAACCCGGCCAACACCAACGCCTACATCGCCATGAAGTCGGCGCCGGACCTGCCCGCCAAGAACTTCACCGCCATGCTGCGCCTGGACCACAACCGCGCCCTGTCGCAACTGGCCGCCAAGTCGGGCAAGGCCGTGGCCGACATCGAGAAGCTGGTCGTGTGGGGCAACCACTCGCCCACCATGTACCCCGACTTCCGCTTCGCCACCGTCGGCGGCGAATCGCTGTCCAAGCTGATCAACGACGACGCCTGGAACCGCGACACGTTCATCCCCACCGTGGGCAAGCGCGGCGCCGCCATCATCGAGGCCCGTGGCCTGTCGTCGGCCGCCTCGGCCGCCAACGCCGCCATCGACCACGTGCGTGACTGGGTCCTGGGCAGCAACGGCAAGTGGGTCACCATGGGCATCCCGTCGGATGGCTCCTACGGCATCCCCGAAGGCATCATCTACGGCGTGCCGGTCACGACCGAAAACGGCGAATACAAGCGCGTCGAAGGCCTGGAAATCGACGCCTTCTCGCGTGAGCGCCTGGACTTCACGCTGAAAGAGCTCCTCGAAGAGCGCGACGGCGTCAAGGACCTGCTGAAGTAAGCAGTCATCAAGCAGAATTGGGCCCGTTGACGCGGGCCCAATTCGCAAGCGGACGGCGCGTCAACGGATGCGCCGTCCGCGGAACGCAAACCTGTCTCTTTGCGCCCGCGCAATGAATTGTCGCGAAGGGGACAGATTT
The window above is part of the Achromobacter deleyi genome. Proteins encoded here:
- a CDS encoding malate dehydrogenase, with protein sequence MSKPALRVAVTGAAGQIGYALLFRIASGEMLGKDQPVILQLLEIPDEKAQKALKGVIMELDDCAFPLLQEVTAHSDPRTAFKDADVALLVGARPRGPGMERKDLLSVNAQIFTAQGKALNDVASRNVKVLVVGNPANTNAYIAMKSAPDLPAKNFTAMLRLDHNRALSQLAAKSGKAVADIEKLVVWGNHSPTMYPDFRFATVGGESLSKLINDDAWNRDTFIPTVGKRGAAIIEARGLSSAASAANAAIDHVRDWVLGSNGKWVTMGIPSDGSYGIPEGIIYGVPVTTENGEYKRVEGLEIDAFSRERLDFTLKELLEERDGVKDLLK